In Paracoccus aminophilus JCM 7686, a single window of DNA contains:
- a CDS encoding ABC transporter permease, with translation MIWVPKNIPRLVDAALEHLYLVFTSVGLALIVSLIIGIWAARRPKAFTPIILVTSILFAVPALALFAMLIPVMGIGSPPAIFGLAAYSLMILIRGIGLGFQSVPKDVLEAAHGMGYGTLRRIWEVELPLALPYIVGGIRIAVVTCIGIATVAAYINAGGIGVIIFQGIDQRFPEKIIAGGLLTSALALSADFILTSCEKLLRRRSGRQA, from the coding sequence TTGATTTGGGTTCCGAAAAACATTCCCAGACTGGTCGATGCCGCGCTCGAGCATTTGTATCTCGTCTTCACCTCGGTCGGACTGGCCCTGATCGTCTCGCTGATCATCGGCATCTGGGCGGCGCGGCGGCCCAAGGCCTTCACCCCGATCATCCTTGTGACCAGCATTCTCTTTGCCGTCCCGGCGCTGGCGCTGTTTGCCATGCTGATCCCGGTCATGGGCATCGGCTCGCCCCCCGCGATCTTCGGACTTGCGGCCTATTCGCTGATGATCCTGATCCGGGGCATCGGGCTCGGCTTTCAATCCGTGCCGAAGGATGTCCTCGAGGCCGCGCATGGCATGGGCTACGGCACCTTGCGCCGGATCTGGGAGGTCGAGCTGCCGCTCGCGCTGCCCTATATCGTCGGCGGCATCCGCATCGCAGTCGTGACCTGCATCGGCATTGCGACGGTCGCGGCCTATATCAATGCGGGCGGGATCGGCGTCATCATCTTTCAGGGCATCGACCAGCGTTTCCCCGAAAAGATCATCGCGGGCGGTCTTTTGACCTCGGCGCTCGCTCTGTCCGCCGATTTCATCCTGACAAGTTGTGAAAAGCTGCTGCGTCGGCGCAGCGGGAGGCAAGCCTGA
- a CDS encoding ABC transporter permease: protein MDIVEAFRWIVENHDAFFTAFNRHLLMCLLSLGIAILIAIPLGFLVARSPRAAFVTTNIAGAARSIPSLAILAAAMTIMGIGLWPSVIALIVLAIPPLLLNTIIGIREVDPASLDAAKGMGLGRFETLWQVELPLAVPSILAGVRTAAIQVIGGAALASFIGGGGLGDFINMGIAIMDMPRLLVGAVPIALLAIATELGFGWLERHAAYRR, encoded by the coding sequence ATGGATATTGTTGAAGCCTTCCGCTGGATCGTCGAGAACCACGACGCCTTCTTCACCGCCTTCAACCGGCACCTGCTCATGTGCCTGTTGTCGCTTGGCATTGCGATCCTGATCGCGATCCCTCTGGGCTTTCTCGTCGCCCGCTCGCCCCGCGCGGCTTTCGTGACCACGAATATCGCAGGCGCGGCACGCTCGATCCCGAGCCTCGCCATTCTCGCGGCGGCGATGACGATCATGGGGATCGGGCTCTGGCCCTCGGTCATTGCGCTGATCGTGCTGGCGATCCCGCCGCTTCTTCTCAACACGATCATCGGCATCCGCGAGGTCGATCCGGCGAGCCTCGATGCCGCCAAGGGAATGGGGCTTGGCCGGTTCGAGACGCTCTGGCAGGTCGAACTGCCGCTTGCGGTGCCCTCGATCCTTGCCGGCGTGCGCACGGCGGCCATTCAGGTCATCGGCGGCGCGGCTTTGGCCTCTTTCATCGGCGGCGGCGGATTGGGCGATTTCATCAATATGGGGATCGCGATCATGGATATGCCCCGGCTTCTGGTCGGCGCCGTCCCGATTGCCCTTCTCGCCATCGCCACCGAACTCGGCTTTGGCTGGCTTGAACGCCATGCCGCCTATCGTCGCTGA